GGCGGCCTCACCGTCACCCTGGCAGCCTCACCGTCACGTCCTCGTCACCGCCTGGCGAGTGCCGGCAGCGATAGCGGCGAGAAGCCCGGTGGCCCATGGCTGCTGTCTAGGGGCACGGCCATGGCATACTGACTCTCTGTGAGCCGGGGGCTCCCATGGAGGCTGGGGGTTCTGGAgcatgggggtgggtgggggagtgggggggagggatggagggggggaagaggggccgCAGGTCtgggcccagggctgctgggcctCGGGGCAGGCCCCATGTGCGCCATGTTGAGGCTCGGCCTGGCCGCCAGCAGAGCCCGCCTTCTTCTCACATCGGTCTTCACCGGCATAGGTTTGGGGGGCTGTCAGTCTCCCCtcctgaggtgatgctgcctctgattgGTCACCTAGGCTGTCACTCTGCCCTGGTTTGAtgcctgcccttccctgagggctgcctctgagcagccccaggtggtcaggctgcccaggtgcagttcacctgaggtgatgctctccctGACTGGCCCACTGGGCTGTCACTCTCACCTGCTTTGGGGCTCGCACGTCCCATccctgaggtgatgctgcctctgactGGCTGCCTGGGGTGGTCCCCCTCCCGCCACCAACAGTGCCCGCCCTTCCCTGAGGTGATGTTTCATCTGACTGGCTGCCTGGGATTTcccccttgctcctcccatcaaATGATGGGTCAGACAGTTTATCAATCTTCCGTGTGCTGCTCTCCCTCCAGGCGTGATTGGTGGAGCCAGCGTGCCCCGCCCCCACACGTTGCCCAGCTTTTTCCACTCTTGCCCCCTTTCCTGCCGGCCTCGAAGCTTGATTGGTTGGCTACATATCAATCACGTGCTTTGCCCCCacctcctcaaatgcgattggctgtcctgggtccccTGACGCCCCACAGACTACTAGGCGGATGTTGCCAGGCGACAAGCTCCGCCTTTAGGGTTTAGACCCTCAACTTGAAACCGTGGGCCTTAAAAAAAAGGCTACGGGTcataaaagacaggtttggaccctaaaaatgaggatttcGGCCCTAAAAAAGGGGCGTTGGGCACTCAAAAGAATGGGCTAGGTGCTAAAAAGgaagctttggaccctgaaaaggaggggaacCTCTTGGTTCCTCTGTGACCCCCAGAAAGGAAGCTTTGGTCGTGAATATAGGGCTGGCTTTGGGCACTCCAATGGAGGCTTCCAGCTGTAAAAGagggctttggaccctcaaaatgagaggAGGGGTCACGTGTCATCAAAATAACCAAAACGTCTCGTGATGTTCCAAGCCAGACTAGTCAAAAGGACTCAACGAGACGAACGCAACTGCACATTCACAGGAGATGGCATTAGGTGACGCAAATTTTgtgtgctggcagtgggggcggGGCCAGGACATACCTCATAAGGCCACacagccccacccctcctttgtgtgCTGGCGGTGGGGGCGGCGCCAGGACATACCTCATAAGGCCACacagccccacccctcctttgtgtgCTGGGGGCCAGGACACCTATATAAGGCCATACTCGCCCACCCCTGGCTGATTGCAGACgctgtctctgctcctgcacggtcaagggaggcagcagctgctgagagggAGTGACGCACGACGTTGGTGGCTGTTGGTGGCAGCGTTTGgttgccatccctgcagccatgAGCCGGGACAGTGCGGGACCGGGGACCGGGGCGCGCAGCCGCCCCTCGCCCTGCCGGGGCCCGGCGCAGAAGGATGAGCACAAGCggcagctggagaggctgcaggctgagctggaggctgagcGACTCCGCTCCCAAGAGCTGTGCCGCCACTTTGCCGCCAAAACTCGCAAGCTGAAGGAGGCCGCAGAGCGGGATCGGCAGCTCCTGGCCGAACGGCTACACTCCAAATGGGAGCAGCGGCAGGCACGGGAGCTCCAGCGGCTGCGGGAGCTGAACCAGCGGCAGCGGGAGGTGGAGATCCGCCAGCTGCTGCGCTCGAAGGAGGCTGAGCTGCACGAGGTGCAgggggtgctgcagcagcagcgcgACGACGCCATCCGTCAGGCAcgggacctgcagcagcagctggccaaGGAGTTGGTGAGAGGCCCCTTGAGCAGCAGCGAGGCCCACATTAAGCTCCAGGACGTCCTCAGCAAGCTGCGCTGGGAGACCAATAGCGAGGAGGCTGCTCACATCCTCCGCCTCCAAGAcgaactgctgctgcagagaagactCTTCCTAAAGTACATCTTGGAGCGGTTCGATGGCGAGCAGCCTGCTTCCTGCAATGAGGCCAGGGCCAAGGCCACAGCCTGGCACCGCCTGCAGACCCTCCTGGGCACCGGGGCCATCGGGCCCTGCTCTTTGGAGAGCCTCATCGCATCTTCCTCCCATGATGGAGAAGGGCAGCGGAAAACCCACCAGAGCTTAAAAGGCACTCGCCTCCAGAAGGAAGGGACCAGCATGGAGTCTTTGCTTGAGGCTGTGGGGCAAGACTCGACGCCGCACTGCTCGGACTCCCCGCCGCAAGGAACGACCCGCAGCAGGCGGTCTGTGGCAGAGGTGGGTGTTCAGACGGTAGGGCAGCAGGAGGACTGGCTGCCTGGTAGCagtcacagcaggctgcaggagcagaacgCCCACCTCCAGAGTGCCCTGAAGGACCTCGAGAGGCGATGCAGTGTCCTTCAAGAGGAGAACTGTCTTCTGAGGAAGGCAAGCTCTCCTGAagtgcgggaggagcaggagaggatcaAGCAGAAGACTGCTAAGCTGGGTCTCATTGCCaagcagctgcaagaaagagccaggcagctggagaccagccatTGCCTGATCAATACTCAGgtgccactgcccatccaaagcTCCACTGAGGAACTGCGCGTGACATCGTCTCCtcagcagagggctggagaaatgggagagcctgCCAGAGCTTCCCTGGCACAGGATGAGCAGGTGACTTCTCACAGAAGGCGGCTGAGGCGCTTCAGGCCCGAGCGGCTGCAGATGAAGAAGGCTCCTATTATGTGAGCAGCCACTGCCAAGCTTGTGAGGAGTTACAGGTGCAGCTTGTGGagatgacaaatgaaaacacccgacaaagaaaggcaaaaagagaaagatccaaccgtatcgttgccaggctgtgccaggctACCCTGGGAGTAAACAAGGAATCCATCCTCCTGGAGGCTATGAGAAAACAACCGGCAGTGCTTCGAGCGTTCATAGCTCAATACAGCTATGATCCTTTCAATGGTCTCAATGAGCGCCCTGCACTAGAGCTCCCTCTAGTCGCTGGACAATATGTTTACATCTTTGGAGACATGGATGAAGACGGTTGctacgtgggagagctgaccgGCGGCACAAGAGGATTtgtcccctctaatcttgttgaagaagtttcagatgaccaCCTGATGACACCAGAGTCTCCAGAGACAAGTGACTGGTACCAGGACACAGATGACgcctgtcctgtcttcttatACCTTCTcagtaaatcttttcttaactatctctctgtgtactcccactccttctcctgtGTGTACGTGAACTGAAAGGACTATGcgccagctactggagtcaagcagggggtgcaggcacccctggcttgtggtgccagctatTGGAGTGGGTCCCAGCGCAGCtagtggaggcggggggggggggggcagcccttaGTGCAGCCACTGCAGCGAGTGGGGGTCTCGGCCACCAGGCACTGGGGTGGGAACTGCGTGTGTCCTGCAAACCACCTACTGGGGGGGACCAGCACAAGTGAGGTGTGTGAGAGGCTCTGTGAgcgtctgtatcttccccaaaccggGTGTGCGTGTGCATTCAccagcaaacttcaagctggaccagctggtGAGTAGGGGGTCCTCGGGCTGAGGAAGCACATATTGTCCAGGTTGTAGCGGCCCGCCCCGacactgcctgctttctgccaggCCATGCAAATCTTCCACGGGGGAAGCAGCACCCTTTGTGGCAAAGCCATTCTCTCACTAATGCCTGCAAGGAAATCAGATGCTAAAGGAGGTTCTAGCCTTTGTggctgaagaaaggctttttagaAAGCAGTCCTCTGCACAGGAGCGCCCAGAGGAACCAGCACTCATCTATAACCCCCACACACAGGGTAGAGGCAGCCTTAGCGCGGCCATTCTCCTTCACCTCGCCacacacagctttggaaaagggcTGCTTCCTTTTGCTCATGTGCAAGAAAGTACTTCTCTCATTTCACTAACTCTGGCCAACCTCCTTTCCATCCACAGTCTTGCATCGGATTACTAGTCCAATTAGGCGTTTGCACTCATTGTCACTTACACCGCAAATTTCTGTGTGTAATCACCTGGTAAGAGCACAGACATAAAGAAGCAAGTAACTAGCACGCAAGGTAACCCCGCTCATATCGCACTTTTCTGCAAGCCATCTTGTCTTTCAGAGAAGTCTGTCTGTACTCACAGGAGTCACTCTGCGTGATGGCCATCACTCCCCTCTGTAAGAGAGGAGAAAGCTCTGGTTGACAAAAGAGTGTCAAGCACTCTTGTTACTGAAGCAAtggttaaagtattttatttgataactaatttaatttaaaccacTGTGTGTAGTCCTGAGCTATTTTAATAAATGGGGAATCTTACTGGGGCTAGTTCTTACTGAAAGTAAGCACTTCACTACTTGAAGACTTCCTGAAGCAAGCGAACAATTGCAGTTATCTGTTATCAAATGTAACGTCGTTTACTGTCAGAAGTAATGGCGGCAGTCACCTAACcaatttcaaatgagaaatcTCAAGAGGCCCAGGCTTAGCTGCTGTCCGGTATCTAGAGTGCAAAACATAAGCCACGCTACAAACAGAAAATCACCTTAAGATCAACATTTAGCTGTAATATTTGCAGGGCCGGGCGCTCTTGGCggcggggggcagaggggtgcagagGTGGCGCCAGGCGGCCTCGCTGTCGCACGCCTCGTGGAGGCAGCGGCAGGTCTGGCCCCGTCTCAGCAGGTCGGGCAGCGTCAGGAAGGAGATGATGTGcagtggctgtggggagggggggagagcatcaaccctgggacccccccctgcTTTGagggggagaccccagccccaccatccccCCGCTCAACTCACCATCTCAGGGGGGAGACGCTGGATGGCGGCTGTGGGGTTGCctcggctgcggggaggggatgtGGGTGAGGTGGTGGCGGGCAGCCCCACGGCAagcatcaccccccccccatcctcgcGCGCTCCACCGTCACCCCGGCGGCCTCACCGTCACCCTGGCAGCCTCACCGTCACGTCCTCGTCACCGCCTGGCGAGTGCCGGCAGCGATAGCGGCGAGAAGCCCGGTGGCCCATGGCTGCTGTCTAGGGGCACGGCCATGGCATACTGACTCTCTGTGAGCCGGGGGCTCCCATGGAGGCTGGGGGTTCTGGAgcatgggggtgggtgggggagtgggggggagggatggagggggggaagaggggccgCAGGTCtgggcccagggctgctgggcctCGGGGCAGGCCCCATGTGCGCCATGTTGAGGCTCGGCCTGGCCGCCAGCAGAGCCCGCCTTCTTCTCACATCGGTCTTCACCGGCATAGGTTTGGGGGGCTGTCAGTCTCCCCtcctgaggtgatgctgcctctgattgGTCACCTAGGCTGTCACTCTGCCCTGGTTTGAtgcctgcccttccctgagggctgcctctgagcagccccaggtggtcaggctgcccaggtgcagttcacctgaggtgatgctctccctGACTGGCCCACTGGGCTGTCACTCTCACCTGCTTTGGGGCTCGCACGTCCCATccctgaggtgatgctgcctctgactGGCTGCCTGGGGTGGTCCCCCTCCCGCCACCAACAGTGCCCGCCCTTCCCTGAGGTGATGTTTCATCTGACTGGCTGCCTGGGATTTcccccttgctcctcccatcaaATGATGGGTCAGACAGTTTATCAATCTTCCGTGTGCTGCTCTCCCTCCAGGCGTGATTGGTGGAGCCAGCGTGCCCCGCCCCCACACGTTGCCCAGCTTTTTCCACTCTTGCCCCCTTTCCTGCCGGCCTCGAAGCTTGATTGGTTGGCTACATATCAATCACGTGCTTTGCCCCCacctcctcaaatgcgattggctgtcctgggtccccTGACGCCCCACAGACTACTAGGCGGATGTTGCCAGGCGACAAGCTCCGCCTTTAGGGTTTAGACCCTCAACTTGAAACCGTGGGCCTTAAAAAAAAGGCTACGGGTcataaaagacaggtttggaccctaaaaatgaggatttcGGCCCTAAAAAAGGGGCGTTGGGCACTCAAAAGAATGGGCTAGGTGCTAAAAAGgaagctttggaccctgaaaaggaggggaacCTCTTGGTTCCTCTGTGACCCCCAGAAAGGAAGCTTTGGTCGTGAATATAGGGCTGGCTTTGGGCACTCCAATGGAGGCTTCCAGCTGTAAAAGagggctttggaccctcaaaatgagaggAGGGGTCACGTGTCATCAAAATAACCAAAACGTCTCGTGATGTTCCAAGCCAGACTAGTCAAAAGGACTCAACGAGACGAACGCAACTGCACATTCACAGGAGATGGCATTAGGTGACGCAAATTTTgtgtgctggcagtgggggcggGGCCAGGACATACCTCATAAGGCCACacagccccacccctcctttgtgtgCTGGCGGTGGGGGCGGCGCCAGGACATACCTCATAAGGCCACacagccccacccctcc
This sequence is a window from Harpia harpyja isolate bHarHar1 chromosome 15, bHarHar1 primary haplotype, whole genome shotgun sequence. Protein-coding genes within it:
- the LOC128151746 gene encoding RIMS-binding protein 3-like, which codes for MSRDSAGPGTGARSRPSPCRGPAQKDEHKRQLERLQAELEAERLRSQELCRHFAAKTRKLKEAAERDRQLLAERLHSKWEQRQARELQRLRELNQRQREVEIRQLLRSKEAELHEVQGVLQQQRDDAIRQARDLQQQLAKELVRGPLSSSEAHIKLQDVLSKLRWETNSEEAAHILRLQDELLLQRRLFLKYILERFDGEQPASCNEARAKATAWHRLQTLLGTGAIGPCSLESLIASSSHDGEGQRKTHQSLKGTRLQKEGTSMESLLEAVGQDSTPHCSDSPPQGTTRSRRSVAEVGVQTVGQQEDWLPGSSHSRLQEQNAHLQSALKDLERRCSVLQEENCLLRKASSPEVREEQERIKQKTAKLGLIAKQLQERARQLETSHCLINTQVPLPIQSSTEELRVTSSPQQRAGEMGEPARASLAQDEQSNRIVARLCQATLGVNKESILLEAMRKQPAVLRAFIAQYSYDPFNGLNERPALELPLVAGQYVYIFGDMDEDGCYVGELTGGTRGFVPSNLVEEVSDDHLMTPESPETSDWYQDTDDACPVFLYLLTNFKLDQLRSLSVLTGVTLRDGHHSPL